In Gammaproteobacteria bacterium, the following proteins share a genomic window:
- a CDS encoding cytochrome C — protein sequence MIKRFRLILIPLALFIVYLLLPSNTVQLSAPSSAPLIKAVPNNWAEHQAANKQAIATHLKKHQEDYFAFAHFAVSQTDGIPYLILKLLPKVAPEFWGEGDNFLSVIGLYQDPRMGNYPMPSGIGISGLGRAEPLSNIDYASFTCGGCHIGRVRLENGDLRYLDGGINSEFNVILYRYKIVQTLNKLYAGEKDKEKQQQRVISALLTTLADSAQNNPHYFYNNYQHADTHFDAAYEKAQIELFRDNAKQHITAFIQQQENAYDGWKLIVERNYSGIETRAKLGYAGMEDAISFNSVNAYQGLKAAWYSAPFAPLALPNVAGITDIMAVWDQQSRDPLGWDEDETLLINGGGQWNGHIPMLFYKNLAAQVTLGFNDVDLRVSAHSERLLLNLPAPAYPFEVDVKLAKQGQILFAQNCAACHQDNNGHVYQQMGTHLGRAKIAGSITTLGAQSSFTGNCGPNTEITLSGKLVKPCAEYKGISLKGKSNQSMSNPKQHDGYNALPLVGIWAQAPYLHNGSVPTLYHLLLPSSRPDQFIKSRLDYDQENVGFAWDPSQTGKKGEGYLYDTAASDIIGHQGHDQDIRLDGQTFKLDWEDDRAGLNALLEYLKTL from the coding sequence ATGATTAAACGATTTCGGCTTATCCTCATCCCACTGGCACTGTTCATCGTTTATCTGCTGCTGCCCTCAAACACCGTTCAACTCAGCGCCCCCAGCTCAGCGCCGCTGATTAAAGCCGTACCGAACAACTGGGCAGAACATCAAGCCGCTAATAAACAAGCCATCGCCACACACCTCAAAAAACACCAAGAAGATTATTTTGCTTTTGCTCATTTTGCCGTCAGCCAAACCGATGGCATTCCCTATCTAATCCTCAAGCTGCTGCCCAAAGTCGCACCCGAATTTTGGGGCGAAGGGGATAACTTTCTCAGCGTCATCGGTCTTTACCAAGACCCGCGCATGGGCAACTACCCCATGCCCAGTGGCATCGGCATCAGCGGCCTTGGACGGGCAGAACCACTGAGCAACATCGACTACGCCTCGTTTACCTGTGGTGGCTGCCACATTGGTCGAGTGCGGTTGGAAAACGGCGATCTTCGCTATCTGGACGGCGGCATCAACAGCGAATTTAACGTCATTCTCTATCGCTACAAAATCGTACAAACACTGAATAAACTCTACGCTGGCGAAAAAGATAAAGAAAAACAGCAACAGCGCGTCATCAGCGCACTGCTAACCACCCTTGCCGACAGCGCGCAAAACAACCCACACTATTTTTATAACAACTATCAACACGCCGACACACACTTCGATGCCGCCTATGAAAAAGCCCAAATCGAGCTGTTCCGCGACAACGCCAAACAGCACATCACGGCCTTTATACAACAGCAAGAAAACGCCTACGACGGCTGGAAACTGATCGTTGAACGCAATTACAGCGGCATCGAAACACGGGCAAAACTCGGTTACGCCGGAATGGAAGACGCCATCAGTTTTAACTCTGTCAACGCCTATCAAGGTCTGAAAGCAGCGTGGTACAGCGCCCCTTTTGCCCCGCTGGCACTGCCCAATGTAGCGGGCATCACCGACATTATGGCGGTTTGGGATCAGCAGAGCCGCGACCCACTGGGTTGGGATGAAGATGAAACGCTGCTGATTAACGGCGGTGGACAGTGGAACGGCCACATTCCGATGCTCTTTTATAAAAACCTCGCCGCCCAAGTGACCTTAGGTTTTAACGACGTCGATCTGCGCGTTTCAGCTCACTCTGAACGCCTGTTGCTGAACCTACCCGCACCCGCTTACCCCTTTGAGGTCGATGTCAAACTGGCCAAACAGGGACAAATTCTGTTTGCGCAAAACTGCGCCGCCTGTCATCAAGACAACAATGGCCACGTTTATCAACAGATGGGCACTCATTTAGGCCGAGCCAAAATCGCAGGCAGCATCACCACCCTTGGCGCGCAGAGCAGCTTCACCGGCAATTGTGGCCCCAACACTGAAATCACCCTCTCCGGCAAATTAGTTAAACCCTGCGCCGAATACAAAGGCATCTCTCTCAAGGGCAAAAGCAATCAATCCATGAGCAACCCCAAACAGCACGACGGTTACAACGCTCTGCCACTGGTGGGCATCTGGGCGCAAGCGCCTTACTTGCATAACGGTTCAGTGCCAACCCTCTACCATTTATTGCTGCCCAGCAGCCGCCCTGATCAGTTTATTAAAAGCCGCCTTGATTACGATCAAGAGAACGTCGGGTTTGCTTGGGATCCTTCACAAACAGGCAAAAAAGGAGAGGGTTATCTCTACGATACGGCAGCATCAGACATTATTGGCCATCAGGGGCATGATCAAGATATCCGCCTCGATGGCCAAACGTTTAAACTCGATTGGGAAGATGACAGAGCAGGACTGAATGCCCTGCTGGAATATTTGAAAACGTTGTAG
- a CDS encoding rhodanese-like domain-containing protein, with product MQQLTHFLIALTLLSSGLLHASESTVPTLKEVKRQVDNLSTSELKQRLEKQPDTYLIDVRTSGEVQTVNEMIAAKNNLNIPRGWLELRIAAAIPDKNRSIVVYCGTGQRSPFAADTLKKMGYQNVKNYAEGFVDWQAAELPVTLLNPAPDSLLFRRPQKVIDGVYSAIGATAPGGYNNSGHNNNLSFIISDDGVLVVNAGDNYLLAKSLHEEIKKLTDQPVKYVVLENGQGHAMLGSNYWQEQGVPIIAHTDTLTEIKTYGEETLDQMRSRSRDKAFGTELVMPDQHFGTKRVIQLGNETIELLNLGPAHSPGDTMVWLPKRSLIITGDMAFHQRLLPVFEHTDTGEWIKTWDKFAALKAKYVIPGHGMPTNMDEVTKYTRDYLFYMRSKITEIIDNDGSLQDAYAIDQSAYSHLPTFDILAKQNAGRIFRAMEFE from the coding sequence ATGCAACAGCTCACTCACTTTCTAATCGCCCTAACTCTGCTCAGCAGTGGCTTGCTCCACGCCTCAGAATCGACTGTTCCAACCCTCAAAGAGGTCAAACGGCAGGTGGACAACCTCTCCACCAGCGAGTTGAAACAACGGCTGGAGAAACAACCCGACACCTATCTGATCGACGTGCGTACGAGCGGTGAAGTGCAAACCGTTAACGAAATGATCGCGGCGAAAAACAACCTCAATATTCCACGCGGCTGGCTGGAGCTGCGCATTGCCGCCGCCATCCCCGATAAAAACAGATCCATCGTGGTTTATTGCGGCACGGGTCAACGCAGCCCTTTTGCCGCTGACACCCTGAAAAAAATGGGTTATCAGAATGTAAAAAACTACGCCGAAGGCTTTGTTGATTGGCAAGCAGCTGAACTGCCGGTAACCCTGCTCAACCCCGCGCCTGACTCCCTGCTGTTTCGCCGCCCACAAAAAGTCATCGACGGTGTTTATTCCGCCATCGGAGCCACCGCGCCCGGCGGTTACAACAACTCCGGCCACAATAACAATCTGTCCTTTATCATCAGCGACGACGGTGTCTTAGTGGTCAACGCCGGAGACAACTACTTGCTGGCCAAATCCCTGCACGAAGAGATCAAAAAACTCACCGATCAGCCGGTGAAATACGTCGTACTGGAAAACGGTCAAGGCCACGCCATGCTCGGTTCTAACTACTGGCAAGAACAAGGTGTTCCAATCATCGCTCATACCGACACCTTAACCGAAATAAAAACCTACGGCGAAGAGACCCTCGATCAGATGCGCAGTCGCAGCCGCGACAAAGCCTTTGGCACTGAGTTGGTGATGCCCGATCAACATTTTGGCACCAAAAGGGTGATCCAACTGGGCAATGAAACCATCGAACTGCTCAACCTCGGCCCCGCTCACAGCCCTGGCGATACGATGGTTTGGCTGCCCAAACGCAGCCTGATCATCACCGGAGACATGGCCTTTCATCAACGACTGCTGCCGGTGTTTGAACACACCGATACCGGCGAATGGATCAAAACGTGGGATAAATTTGCTGCCCTGAAGGCCAAGTACGTCATTCCCGGTCACGGTATGCCCACCAACATGGACGAGGTAACAAAATACACCCGCGACTATTTATTCTACATGCGCAGCAAAATTACTGAGATCATCGACAACGACGGCAGCTTGCAAGACGCTTACGCCATTGATCAATCTGCCTACTCCCATCTGCCCACCTTTGATATACTCGCAAAACAGAACGCAGGGCGTATTTTTCGAGCAATGGAATTTGAGTAA
- a CDS encoding transposase, whose protein sequence is MRLKLKRETRDGEQEIVILTNLTKTSANAQCIAELYRKRWNIETMFQELEAHLHSEVNTLGYPKAALFSFCVALVAYNVLAVVKAALRVQHGEKTIKDELSGYYLAGNIARTYDQYFGQF, encoded by the coding sequence ATTCGACTTAAATTAAAGCGTGAAACACGAGATGGTGAGCAGGAAATCGTTATTTTAACCAATTTGACGAAAACATCAGCCAACGCCCAATGTATTGCTGAGCTGTATCGCAAGCGATGGAACATAGAAACCATGTTTCAAGAGCTGGAAGCGCACCTACATTCAGAAGTGAATACACTGGGGTATCCGAAAGCGGCTCTGTTTAGTTTTTGTGTTGCGCTGGTTGCTTATAATGTATTGGCTGTTGTGAAAGCTGCTTTGCGGGTTCAGCATGGAGAAAAGACCATAAAAGATGAGCTTTCTGGTTATTATTTAGCAGGGAATATTGCCCGAACATATGATCAATACTTCGGACAGTTTTAG
- a CDS encoding transposase, with protein sequence MVLLRWEQKTKVRSALLFSTDSELAPEKIVEYYTARFQIEFLFREAKQHTGLMDCQARCSEAIQTHINASFTALNLLKLEDRKDKNNPEPSVISIASWRRKKFNQYLMKILFDKLGLERSCQKVEAVYHELSEYGAIQV encoded by the coding sequence GTGGTGCTGCTGCGATGGGAGCAGAAGACAAAAGTCCGTTCGGCTCTGCTGTTTTCTACGGATTCGGAGTTGGCTCCAGAAAAGATTGTCGAATATTACACCGCTCGTTTTCAGATTGAATTTTTGTTTCGTGAAGCCAAGCAACATACGGGTTTAATGGATTGCCAAGCGCGTTGCTCAGAGGCCATTCAAACTCATATTAATGCCTCGTTCACCGCACTGAATTTATTGAAGCTGGAAGACCGTAAGGACAAAAACAACCCTGAGCCTTCGGTGATTTCGATTGCCTCGTGGCGACGCAAGAAATTCAATCAATATTTGATGAAAATACTTTTTGACAAGTTAGGTTTGGAGAGATCTTGTCAAAAAGTCGAGGCGGTTTACCATGAGCTGAGTGAGTATGGGGCTATTCAGGTTTAA
- a CDS encoding glutathione S-transferase domain-containing protein, with product MGLFRFKTVRSIDPKELLEKANHRSWTEFASDITMNMFAMLYVKDEKEFFELKNKVAEQFSQVEKAIDADGPYFSGRNFSLVDTAYAPIFSRLKLVDQVYALNLLSKRLAYWSEHSLKRASVKNSVVDNFDELFMEYTRNTSGYLSTQFLSL from the coding sequence ATGGGGCTATTCAGGTTTAAAACTGTCCGAAGTATTGACCCCAAAGAGTTACTTGAAAAAGCCAACCATCGCTCATGGACAGAATTTGCATCAGACATCACCATGAACATGTTTGCAATGCTGTATGTGAAAGATGAAAAAGAATTTTTTGAGTTAAAAAATAAGGTAGCCGAACAATTTTCTCAGGTAGAAAAAGCCATTGATGCTGATGGCCCTTATTTTTCTGGTAGGAATTTTTCGCTAGTGGATACTGCGTATGCCCCTATATTTTCTCGACTTAAATTAGTTGACCAAGTCTATGCGTTAAATCTATTAAGCAAACGATTGGCCTACTGGAGCGAGCACAGTTTAAAACGGGCATCGGTCAAAAATTCAGTCGTAGATAACTTCGACGAGCTTTTTATGGAATACACCAGAAATACCAGTGGTTATCTTAGCACTCAATTTCTTTCCCTTTAA
- a CDS encoding transposase, protein MDCYAKQVCDLACDLQAQGIRYLTADAYYSKVKFVDAVCSDDLHLIGKLRSDANLSWYFEGEYGGKGRPKTYDGKVNFQTELSRFDACGVMDKGVSIYSAVVHSCCFKRKIRVVLLRWEQKTKVRSALLFSTDSELAPEKIVEYYTARFQIEFLFREAKQHTGLMDCQARCSEAIQTHINASFTALNLLKLEDRKDKNNPEPSVISIASWRRKKFNQYLMKILFDKLGLERSCQKVEAVYHELSEYGAIQV, encoded by the coding sequence GTGGACTGCTACGCGAAACAGGTTTGTGACCTTGCCTGTGATCTTCAAGCGCAAGGCATTCGCTACCTTACCGCAGACGCCTACTACAGCAAGGTGAAGTTTGTCGATGCGGTCTGTTCAGATGACTTACACCTGATTGGAAAGCTGCGTTCAGATGCCAACCTAAGCTGGTATTTTGAGGGCGAGTACGGTGGCAAAGGACGTCCTAAAACGTACGATGGTAAAGTCAATTTCCAAACGGAGCTGTCCCGTTTTGATGCGTGTGGCGTAATGGATAAGGGGGTATCGATTTACAGCGCCGTGGTTCACTCGTGTTGTTTCAAACGGAAAATCCGTGTGGTGCTGCTGCGATGGGAGCAGAAGACAAAAGTCCGTTCGGCTCTGCTGTTTTCTACGGATTCGGAGTTGGCTCCAGAAAAGATTGTCGAATATTACACCGCTCGTTTTCAGATTGAATTTTTGTTTCGTGAAGCCAAGCAACATACGGGTTTAATGGATTGCCAAGCGCGTTGCTCAGAGGCCATTCAAACTCATATTAATGCCTCGTTCACCGCACTGAATTTATTGAAGCTGGAAGACCGTAAGGACAAAAACAACCCTGAGCCTTCGGTGATTTCGATTGCCTCGTGGCGACGCAAGAAATTCAATCAATATTTGATGAAAATACTTTTTGACAAGTTAGGTTTGGAGAGATCTTGTCAAAAAGTCGAGGCGGTTTACCATGAGCTGAGTGAGTATGGGGCTATTCAGGTTTAA
- a CDS encoding glutathione S-transferase N-terminal domain-containing protein: MDSKSLPELISFKVCPFVQRSAIILNEKNVAYNTTYVDLEDLPDWFQEVSPLGKVPVLRVQDTVVFESAVIAEYLEECYAPSLHPTILRTVLERKR; the protein is encoded by the coding sequence ATGGACTCCAAATCACTGCCTGAATTAATAAGCTTCAAAGTTTGTCCATTTGTACAACGTTCAGCCATCATTTTGAACGAAAAAAACGTAGCTTATAACACAACCTATGTTGATCTGGAGGATTTGCCAGACTGGTTTCAAGAGGTCTCACCTTTAGGAAAAGTACCCGTACTCAGAGTTCAAGATACCGTCGTTTTCGAGTCGGCGGTGATCGCTGAATACCTTGAAGAGTGTTACGCCCCCAGCCTTCACCCCACAATACTTCGGACAGTTTTAGAGAGAAAAAGATAG
- a CDS encoding MYG1 family protein, with the protein MNDKTIATHNGNFHADDVFSIAAFRLLFPSFKLVRTRDLERIAKADIVVDVGGEYDPETGRFDHHQRGGAGERENGIPYSSFGLIWQKYGLELCEGNQKVANAIDAGLVSTIDAIDCGHVEGVSEGISLSQTIGMFNPTWQEKSHFDSCFDEAVEFASRVLTRFIASANGGISAKEIVAKAIDHAEDPRVIVLEKYTPWKRTVQALSKEALYMVYPSHTGQWRVQAVPVELGSFENRKSLPTPWAGLADKELQEITGLGDAMFCHNGLFIAGAESFESAMKMASMALEA; encoded by the coding sequence ATGAATGACAAAACGATAGCAACCCACAACGGTAATTTTCACGCAGATGATGTGTTCAGTATCGCTGCATTTAGGCTCCTATTCCCCTCTTTTAAGCTCGTTCGCACCCGAGATTTAGAGCGGATCGCCAAGGCGGATATTGTGGTTGATGTCGGTGGTGAATATGATCCAGAGACGGGGCGTTTTGATCATCATCAGCGCGGTGGTGCTGGTGAGCGCGAAAATGGAATTCCTTACTCTTCGTTTGGTTTGATTTGGCAGAAGTACGGTTTAGAGCTGTGTGAAGGCAATCAAAAGGTGGCCAATGCCATTGATGCCGGTCTGGTCTCAACGATTGATGCCATTGATTGTGGTCATGTCGAAGGTGTTTCTGAAGGCATTAGCCTAAGCCAAACCATCGGTATGTTTAACCCAACGTGGCAAGAAAAGAGTCACTTTGACAGCTGCTTTGATGAGGCGGTCGAGTTTGCTTCGCGGGTTTTAACCCGCTTTATTGCTTCGGCTAACGGTGGCATCAGTGCAAAAGAGATTGTGGCCAAAGCGATTGATCATGCCGAGGATCCAAGGGTGATTGTGTTGGAAAAATACACGCCGTGGAAAAGAACGGTTCAGGCACTGTCTAAAGAAGCCCTCTACATGGTTTATCCTTCTCATACGGGACAGTGGAGAGTTCAAGCCGTACCTGTTGAGTTGGGTTCATTTGAAAATAGAAAATCGTTGCCCACACCGTGGGCGGGTTTAGCCGATAAAGAGCTGCAAGAGATAACGGGGCTTGGGGATGCGATGTTCTGCCATAACGGTCTGTTTATCGCGGGTGCAGAGTCTTTTGAGAGTGCGATGAAAATGGCCTCTATGGCGCTTGAGGCGTAG
- the rdgC gene encoding recombination-associated protein RdgC yields the protein MWFKNLYLFRLTEPFTQSAVELRESLEKQRFQPCSPQEPERWGWTNPVGGHDDLVLEQSGRLMIAAHKEEKILPASVVNEHLAERLESLQEKLQRRPRKAEREALKEEVLFELRPRAFSRRSTFHAYLNPRSGWLIINSASQKNAEALTELLRKSLGSLPIASPVLTNPPGTVMTHWLSDDSQPPEFTLEEECELHSPQENGGIVRCRQQPLSDPEIQGHIQAGKTVVKLGLNWRDRLSFVFDDEFSIKRLRFLELLQDERDEIETDDDPLLNFEADFKLMSSELEKLLKELLEAFGGEANSLA from the coding sequence ATGTGGTTTAAAAACCTGTACCTTTTTCGCCTCACCGAACCCTTTACACAGAGCGCCGTCGAGCTGCGCGAATCGTTAGAGAAACAGCGTTTTCAACCCTGTAGCCCCCAAGAACCGGAACGCTGGGGCTGGACAAATCCCGTCGGCGGTCACGATGATCTGGTGCTGGAGCAAAGCGGACGACTGATGATCGCTGCCCATAAAGAAGAGAAAATTTTGCCCGCCTCGGTGGTCAACGAGCATCTGGCCGAACGCCTCGAAAGCCTGCAAGAAAAACTGCAACGCCGCCCACGCAAGGCGGAGCGTGAAGCCCTTAAAGAAGAGGTGCTGTTTGAGCTGCGCCCACGCGCCTTTAGCCGTCGCAGTACCTTTCACGCTTACCTCAACCCTCGCAGCGGCTGGCTGATCATCAACAGCGCCAGTCAGAAAAACGCCGAAGCCCTTACCGAACTGCTGCGCAAATCCCTCGGTTCTTTGCCCATCGCCAGCCCTGTGCTGACAAATCCACCGGGCACGGTGATGACCCACTGGCTCAGCGACGACTCCCAGCCGCCTGAGTTCACCTTGGAAGAGGAGTGCGAACTGCACTCACCACAGGAAAACGGCGGCATTGTCCGCTGTCGCCAACAACCGCTTTCTGACCCTGAGATTCAAGGCCATATTCAGGCTGGTAAAACCGTAGTCAAGTTGGGTCTAAATTGGCGTGATCGCCTCTCTTTTGTCTTTGACGATGAGTTCAGCATCAAACGGCTGCGTTTTCTGGAGCTGCTGCAAGACGAACGGGATGAGATCGAAACCGACGATGATCCTTTGTTGAATTTCGAGGCGGATTTTAAATTGATGTCCAGTGAGCTGGAGAAGTTGTTAAAGGAGTTGCTGGAGGCCTTTGGTGGTGAGGCAAATTCTTTAGCTTAG
- a CDS encoding RND transporter: MLKFIDKLPWVMLIVGTIFLGSAPFVPEPHLVEKLRMLFEGSLSKPMDIFDLFLHASMPTLLIVKTSRYFLNKA, from the coding sequence ATGTTGAAGTTTATCGATAAATTGCCTTGGGTAATGTTAATTGTCGGCACGATTTTTTTGGGTTCAGCGCCCTTTGTACCCGAACCGCATTTGGTGGAAAAACTGCGCATGTTGTTTGAGGGCAGTTTGAGCAAACCGATGGATATTTTTGATCTATTTTTGCACGCTTCGATGCCGACGTTGTTGATTGTAAAAACTTCGCGTTATTTTCTTAATAAGGCTTAA
- a CDS encoding response regulator: MRRALTTGEVAKYCGVHFRTVIRWVERGYIKAYKLLGRGDHRILVEDFIEFLKSNDMPVPEAFQSNRRRVLVVEDDPVTASIIEKLLKNSGFATAIASDGFLAGAMLGVFTPAVMTLDLSMPGLNGFDVLQHIKKEATLSRLKVLVVTAATDDDEIQKALDAGANDVISKPFDHKLLVEKVKQLVDLPTDR; this comes from the coding sequence GTGCGTCGAGCGTTGACGACGGGTGAAGTCGCAAAATATTGTGGAGTCCACTTTCGAACGGTAATCCGTTGGGTGGAGCGTGGGTACATCAAAGCGTATAAATTGCTCGGACGAGGCGATCATCGTATTTTGGTGGAAGATTTTATTGAGTTCCTGAAAAGCAACGATATGCCGGTGCCGGAGGCGTTTCAGTCCAATCGTCGCCGTGTCTTGGTGGTGGAAGACGATCCCGTTACCGCCAGCATCATTGAAAAATTGCTGAAAAATTCCGGTTTTGCCACCGCCATTGCCAGCGATGGGTTTTTGGCCGGTGCGATGCTGGGTGTTTTTACCCCTGCGGTGATGACGTTGGATCTGAGCATGCCCGGCCTGAACGGTTTTGATGTCTTGCAACACATCAAGAAAGAAGCCACCTTATCGCGTTTGAAGGTGCTGGTGGTGACCGCTGCCACAGATGATGATGAGATTCAAAAAGCGCTGGATGCCGGTGCCAACGATGTGATCAGCAAACCTTTTGATCATAAATTGTTGGTTGAAAAGGTCAAACAGTTGGTGGATCTGCCCACAGATCGCTAA
- a CDS encoding group II truncated hemoglobin — translation MIPQSLYARLGGEPVLQEFVEQLYTFMQCLLEVQPIRNLHAKDLSHTQERLFLFLSGMLGGPSLYMEAFGPPRMRRRHHHLSIGNSERDQWLLCAEKAAKKLPISVLLQTELMQALNDMANHLRNQEISSTEQNVSFGCPVH, via the coding sequence ATGATCCCTCAAAGCCTCTACGCACGGCTCGGTGGAGAGCCCGTTCTACAAGAATTTGTTGAGCAGCTCTACACCTTTATGCAATGTCTACTCGAAGTTCAGCCCATCCGTAACCTGCACGCCAAAGACCTCTCTCACACCCAAGAACGATTGTTTCTTTTTTTAAGCGGCATGTTAGGTGGCCCCTCGCTTTACATGGAAGCCTTTGGCCCACCCCGAATGCGGCGCAGACACCATCACCTAAGTATCGGCAACTCAGAACGAGACCAATGGCTGCTCTGCGCCGAAAAAGCCGCTAAAAAACTGCCCATATCGGTCCTTTTGCAGACCGAGCTAATGCAGGCCTTGAACGACATGGCCAACCACTTACGCAACCAAGAGATCAGCTCCACAGAGCAAAACGTCTCCTTCGGCTGCCCAGTACACTAA
- a CDS encoding DUF4105 domain-containing protein, which produces MPPKKPTIDVGFFFYIQRLLKITLFIFTLFYNSITTANSTPPQLQNKLIQHALKNNLASDPYWLALLHFPKTHTLFSSFKSEITSRNFFLSPQGSRDPKAELIATLHAFFAIPEPNKPAPACRFIARYHWLKKQLDWPKKSPIVCPKFDQFKQQGNIKSISLIFATGYFSNPASFYGHVLLKFNQQKNGKKHVELLDKSLNYGAIVPKGESGLIYVLKGLFGGYDASFSDDVFYRQNHIYIENELRDLWEYRLNLTQAQVNQLVYHAWELLGAKFQYYFLNKNCAYAMADLLELVIDQPLKSNSPIWALPIDLFNRLNSTTKKHQPLVKEIRYIPSRQSQFQQRYQHLSEEQKSQLTVIANDPDFSLTQLNTLTEAEQINIIDSLLDYYAFRLLDNDDKEEIKNKKQRLLLHRIQLRAVSIADTPTFSVQPPTSASLPLMLRLGIQQSAQQAANLNLTTRLSYYDLLNLEAGRLPSTQLTTLELELTLKKEQLVFQRLDFFHIQNLNVSQSGLEKDGGWAWKARFFADNQGNDCSFCPKLNLQMGMGKATKWGEHLIVYAMTDLTFSTHQTAQTRLHLTPYLGLLMSINSHWKSQFILRSSYDGNGKRSSDNEWQWQNRFGNSREWDLRLDYEQHNNTNNITTALSLYW; this is translated from the coding sequence ATGCCCCCGAAAAAGCCTACCATCGACGTAGGCTTTTTTTTCTATATACAACGACTTCTAAAGATAACTCTTTTTATTTTTACGCTGTTTTATAACTCAATCACAACCGCAAACAGCACCCCACCTCAGCTGCAAAACAAACTTATTCAACACGCCCTAAAAAATAACCTCGCCTCAGATCCATACTGGCTTGCGCTGTTACATTTCCCCAAAACCCACACACTTTTCTCTTCATTCAAAAGCGAGATCACATCCAGAAATTTCTTTCTATCCCCGCAGGGAAGCCGTGACCCAAAAGCAGAACTGATTGCAACGTTACACGCTTTTTTTGCAATACCAGAACCAAACAAACCAGCCCCTGCATGTCGATTTATTGCTCGTTACCACTGGCTAAAAAAACAGCTCGACTGGCCAAAAAAGAGCCCAATCGTTTGCCCTAAATTCGATCAATTTAAACAACAAGGCAATATAAAATCAATAAGCCTGATATTTGCAACGGGCTACTTTAGCAATCCCGCCTCTTTTTACGGTCACGTTTTACTCAAATTCAACCAACAAAAAAATGGAAAAAAACACGTTGAATTACTGGATAAAAGTCTAAATTACGGCGCGATTGTTCCTAAAGGAGAGAGCGGCCTAATTTATGTTTTAAAAGGGCTTTTTGGTGGCTACGATGCCAGCTTTTCAGACGATGTTTTTTATCGCCAAAACCACATCTACATTGAAAATGAGCTGCGCGATCTCTGGGAATACCGTCTCAACCTAACTCAAGCGCAGGTCAATCAACTGGTTTACCACGCTTGGGAGCTGCTTGGAGCGAAGTTCCAATATTATTTTTTAAACAAAAACTGCGCTTACGCTATGGCAGACCTTTTAGAGCTGGTCATTGATCAACCGCTGAAATCCAACTCACCTATCTGGGCTTTACCCATTGACCTCTTCAACCGATTAAATTCAACAACCAAAAAACATCAACCACTGGTAAAAGAGATTCGTTACATTCCATCACGACAAAGCCAGTTTCAACAACGTTATCAACACCTCTCAGAAGAGCAAAAAAGTCAGCTCACAGTGATTGCCAACGACCCTGACTTTTCTCTAACTCAACTGAACACGTTGACTGAAGCAGAGCAGATAAACATCATTGATAGCCTATTGGATTATTACGCTTTTAGACTGTTGGATAACGATGACAAAGAAGAGATTAAAAATAAAAAACAGCGCCTTTTACTGCATCGCATTCAACTCAGAGCCGTCTCAATTGCCGACACGCCGACCTTTTCAGTACAACCACCCACCTCAGCGTCACTGCCGCTGATGCTACGACTCGGCATTCAACAATCAGCCCAACAGGCAGCCAACCTAAACCTCACCACCCGCCTCTCTTATTACGATCTGCTTAATCTGGAAGCAGGCAGACTGCCCAGCACCCAACTGACCACCTTAGAGCTGGAGTTGACACTAAAAAAAGAACAACTTGTCTTTCAGAGACTCGATTTTTTTCACATTCAAAATTTAAACGTCTCTCAAAGCGGTCTGGAAAAAGACGGCGGCTGGGCTTGGAAAGCCCGCTTTTTTGCCGATAATCAAGGTAATGATTGCTCTTTCTGTCCTAAACTGAATCTGCAAATGGGGATGGGTAAAGCAACAAAATGGGGAGAACACCTCATCGTTTACGCCATGACTGACCTTACCTTCAGCACTCATCAAACCGCACAAACACGCCTGCACCTCACTCCCTATCTCGGCTTGCTCATGTCAATAAATTCACATTGGAAAAGCCAATTCATATTGCGCTCATCCTATGATGGAAATGGCAAAAGATCATCTGATAATGAGTGGCAGTGGCAAAATCGCTTTGGTAACAGCCGTGAATGGGATTTAAGGCTCGACTACGAACAACACAACAATACAAACAACATCACCACTGCCCTCAGCCTCTACTGGTAG